A genomic segment from Brevundimonas mediterranea encodes:
- a CDS encoding OmpW/AlkL family protein — protein MSKMKLKTLILSAVAAAAFAAPALAQSPAAWEMPKKGDWIITGRVTDVFSEADNAITTAAGVDSGLKVDVGDSVMPTLGFTYFLTDHLAVEAILGTTKHEIRAQGGATDVAVHETWVVPPIVTLQYRPLTEGRFSPYVGAGVNYMLFYSGEDKNGFKVDLDDNFGYALQAGADIGIQGPWNLNVDVKKVWVNIDADINDGALKSDVDLDPWVVSVGVGRKF, from the coding sequence ATGAGCAAGATGAAACTGAAAACCCTGATCCTCTCAGCCGTCGCCGCCGCCGCCTTCGCTGCGCCGGCCCTGGCGCAGAGCCCGGCCGCCTGGGAGATGCCCAAGAAGGGCGACTGGATCATCACCGGCCGCGTGACCGATGTCTTCTCTGAGGCTGACAACGCCATCACCACGGCCGCCGGCGTCGATTCCGGCCTGAAGGTCGATGTGGGCGACAGTGTCATGCCGACACTGGGCTTCACCTACTTCCTGACCGACCATCTGGCGGTCGAGGCGATCTTGGGCACGACCAAGCACGAAATCCGCGCCCAGGGCGGAGCCACCGACGTCGCCGTGCACGAAACCTGGGTTGTGCCGCCGATCGTGACCCTGCAATACCGCCCGCTGACCGAGGGTCGTTTCAGCCCCTATGTCGGCGCGGGCGTCAACTACATGCTGTTCTACAGCGGCGAAGACAAGAACGGCTTCAAAGTCGATCTAGATGACAACTTCGGCTACGCCCTGCAGGCGGGCGCCGACATCGGCATCCAGGGGCCGTGGAACCTGAACGTCGACGTCAAGAAGGTCTGGGTCAATATCGACGCCGACATCAACGACGGCGCTCTGAAGAGCGATGTGGATCTGGACCCGTGGGTCGTTTCTGTGGGGGTAGGCCGTAAGTTCTAA